One window of Chamaesiphon minutus PCC 6605 genomic DNA carries:
- a CDS encoding LysR family transcriptional regulator — translation MKSLSNMLAFVRVAEVQSFVQASNVLGLSTSAVSKAVARLEADLGVKLFHRTTRSISLTTDGVRFYEGCQQLLGELNALEAEIQGNRVAPRGRLTVSVPTAFGRICLVPVLKAFTQAFPEIALDISMDDRPVDLAEQGIDIAIRTGQLSDSANLIIRQLLTYPLMVCGSPTYFEQYEQPQHPEQLQQHTCLNFRNRSTGRFYPWSFTVEGKAERYAVSGSVVFDNADAIVRSAIAGLGLSQMPAFLAAEAISTGNLVEVLNPYRPPEVPVWICYLDRRFVAPRIRAFVDFMATQKEAFTTTCKPT, via the coding sequence ATGAAGAGTTTGTCCAATATGCTGGCATTCGTGCGAGTGGCAGAAGTTCAAAGCTTTGTCCAGGCATCCAATGTGCTGGGATTATCGACTTCTGCCGTCAGCAAAGCAGTCGCTCGCTTAGAAGCGGACTTGGGCGTTAAACTGTTTCATCGAACAACCCGCAGCATCAGCCTGACCACAGATGGTGTTCGTTTTTATGAAGGATGTCAGCAATTACTGGGGGAACTAAATGCGCTCGAAGCAGAAATCCAGGGAAATCGTGTGGCTCCTAGAGGGCGATTAACTGTGAGTGTTCCGACTGCATTTGGGCGCATTTGTTTAGTGCCAGTTCTCAAGGCATTCACCCAAGCGTTTCCAGAGATCGCCCTTGATATTTCAATGGACGATCGCCCCGTGGATTTAGCCGAGCAAGGTATTGATATAGCGATTCGCACAGGGCAATTGAGCGACAGTGCAAACCTGATTATCCGTCAACTTCTTACTTACCCCTTGATGGTTTGTGGTTCGCCCACCTATTTTGAACAATATGAGCAACCCCAGCACCCAGAGCAGCTTCAGCAGCACACTTGTCTAAACTTTCGTAATCGATCTACTGGGCGTTTTTACCCCTGGTCTTTTACTGTTGAAGGGAAAGCTGAGCGATACGCGGTAAGTGGTTCGGTTGTGTTTGATAATGCCGACGCGATTGTGAGATCGGCGATCGCTGGATTAGGCTTAAGCCAGATGCCCGCATTCTTAGCAGCGGAAGCAATTTCTACTGGCAATTTGGTAGAAGTCCTCAACCCCTATCGACCACCAGAAGTTCCGGTCTGGATTTGCTATCTAGATCGTCGCTTTGTTGCTCCGCGAATTCGAGCATTTGTCGATTTTATGGCAACGCAGAAAGAAGCTTTTACGACAACGTGTAAGCCAACTTAA
- a CDS encoding quinone oxidoreductase family protein — MKTIQVDRHGNADVLKLTELETPKPQSGQALIKIHYAGVNFIDVAMRRGWYPNPAIPTPFTPGVEGAGEVIEIGTGVTEVKVGDHVSFMQEEEPGLDRAYAEYIPIAAWKLIPLPDSISFETAAAMTAQGLTTQYMMHEFVTLQPGKSILIHAAAGGMGLNLVQWAKHLGAFVMGTTSNETKAQRVLELGADAAIDYTQEDFVQRVKELTDGKGADLIIDGVGKTTFAGDLEAVATRGHIVTYGITGGMPDDINPFALLSRSRTVHGADLFDYINNREERIMRANAVWEGIAAGWLKPQISQVFALEDAIAAHQLIEDRNNMGKILLKI; from the coding sequence ATGAAAACGATTCAAGTCGATCGACATGGTAACGCTGATGTCCTCAAACTCACTGAGCTTGAGACTCCCAAGCCTCAATCTGGACAAGCCTTAATCAAAATTCATTATGCAGGTGTAAACTTCATTGATGTTGCCATGCGGCGCGGTTGGTATCCGAACCCTGCAATTCCAACACCCTTCACGCCTGGTGTAGAAGGTGCAGGAGAAGTGATTGAGATCGGCACAGGCGTTACTGAAGTTAAGGTTGGCGATCACGTTAGCTTTATGCAAGAAGAAGAGCCAGGATTGGATCGCGCCTATGCGGAATACATTCCGATAGCAGCTTGGAAGCTGATCCCGTTGCCCGATTCCATCTCGTTTGAAACAGCGGCGGCAATGACTGCTCAAGGCTTGACCACACAATATATGATGCACGAATTTGTCACACTTCAGCCTGGTAAAAGCATTCTCATTCATGCGGCTGCGGGCGGAATGGGGTTGAACTTGGTGCAGTGGGCAAAGCATCTCGGTGCATTCGTCATGGGGACGACTTCTAATGAAACCAAAGCGCAGCGAGTTTTGGAGTTGGGTGCAGATGCCGCGATCGATTATACACAGGAAGACTTTGTGCAACGGGTTAAAGAACTGACGGATGGCAAAGGCGCAGATCTCATCATCGACGGGGTTGGCAAAACTACCTTTGCAGGGGATCTCGAAGCGGTTGCCACACGCGGGCATATCGTGACTTACGGCATCACAGGCGGAATGCCAGACGATATCAACCCATTTGCACTACTTTCTCGATCGAGAACCGTACATGGTGCAGATTTGTTTGACTACATCAATAATCGCGAAGAGCGAATCATGAGAGCTAATGCTGTTTGGGAAGGGATCGCAGCGGGGTGGCTCAAACCGCAAATCTCTCAAGTGTTCGCGCTAGAAGATGCGATCGCGGCTCATCAACTCATCGAAGATCGTAACAACATGGGCAAAATCCTGCTCAAGATTTAA
- a CDS encoding ester cyclase, producing the protein MTTQYPFVRELYDAFQQGEFKRWDALVAENVLVNSTMGRDIQGRESLKGWASQFVNALQSRVDLVDEFEAIDAAGNGRAFFTVCLDWKHAEVFMGMQPTGREGTSIETMLLTVKDGKVVRWDVADNTVEINIYFWERGWAIPHNVHPEVLAKGIERRPNTV; encoded by the coding sequence ATGACTACTCAATATCCGTTTGTTCGTGAACTATACGATGCATTTCAACAGGGCGAATTTAAGCGTTGGGACGCACTTGTGGCAGAAAATGTGTTGGTCAATTCAACGATGGGTCGAGACATTCAAGGGCGAGAATCCCTGAAAGGATGGGCTTCACAATTTGTCAATGCGCTGCAATCGCGGGTCGATCTCGTGGACGAATTTGAAGCGATCGATGCCGCTGGCAATGGTCGCGCCTTCTTTACCGTATGCCTGGACTGGAAACACGCTGAAGTATTCATGGGGATGCAACCCACTGGACGGGAAGGAACCTCCATTGAAACCATGTTACTGACTGTGAAGGATGGAAAAGTTGTGCGGTGGGATGTTGCCGATAATACGGTTGAGATCAATATCTATTTCTGGGAACGAGGTTGGGCAATCCCCCATAACGTTCATCCAGAAGTGCTGGCGAAGGGCATTGAACGTCGCCCCAACACAGTTTGA